From Vigna radiata var. radiata cultivar VC1973A unplaced genomic scaffold, Vradiata_ver6 scaffold_190, whole genome shotgun sequence, one genomic window encodes:
- the LOC111240794 gene encoding uncharacterized protein LOC111240794: MPEIIAAFDMFEGGTDLGTQPKRARPDELDDDTSDDGTFEGNLDERLKKNTKELIALNSRLASLTKELFEIRQRQXCKEDVCNEEFVGGCDEEAVGGVPEEVFDEEVXGGGDEERMGGVAEEVLNEEGVVGGNDEVFGGGLQGDLTAAFDEEVVRDVGGGNHVLDLIEINDDGEAEAPKALVVAPLRSIVGDPRSTINIDQLYVAVSVRDRAYRQTLSTTSINTLGPYKYVDNMLVLFATTIFMHYEKRRTGIVKRILFSSLYADLIISDYLKKDKNRRVFSLHNYSSCLRAEYFGLQDIATADFLFLPFCHDNHWWCYVVKLSTLEIYVLDSLLKAVRNRKKIDSHVGENLARFFCLLYNRPEGSIGPLSVVQANISSQPNLHDCGVIMLQAMQIWDGSNKFNGKSIPNYSNEELLAIRKQYVYDWILDNDNIRILDALEVYGLL; the protein is encoded by the exons ATGCCTGAAATTATTGCGGCTTTTGATATGTTTGAAGGAGGAACAGATTTAGGAACACAGCCGAAACGAGCGAGACCTGACGAGTTAGATGACGATACCTCGGATGACGGCACGTTTGAAGGAAATTTGGAtgagagattgaagaaaaatactaaagaaTTGATAGCCTTGAATTCAAGGCTTGCTTCTTTGACGAAGGAGTTATTTGAAATACGTCAAAGGCAAANTTGTAAGGAAGATGTTTGTAATGAAGAATTTGTTGGTGGATGTGATGAAGAAGCAGTGGGTGGAGTTCCTGAAGAAGTCTTTGATGAAGAAGTTNTTGGTGGAGGTGATGAAGAACGAATGGGTGGAGTTGCCGAAGAAGTCTTAAATGAAGAAGGGGTTGTTGGAGGTAATGATGAAGTTTTTGGTGGCGGATTGCAAGGAGACCTCACAGCTGCCTTTGATGAAGAAGTTGTACGGGATGTAGGAGGTGGAAATCATGTTCTTGACCTTATTGAAATTAATGATGATGGAGAAGCGGAGGCACCAAAAGCATTGGTTGTCGCCCCTCTGCGTAGTATTGTTGGTGATCCTAGGTCTACCATCAATATTGACCAACTGTACGTCGCTGTCAGCGTTAGAGATAGAGCGTATAG GCAGACACTGAGCACAACATCTATTAACACCTTAGGTCCTTATAAATACGTTGATAACATG TTGGTTCTATTTGCAACCACCATATTTATGCACTACGAGAAAAGGAGGACCGGGATTGTGAAGAGGATCCTTTTCAGTTCTTTATATGCG GACCTTATAATCAGTGATTAtttgaaaaaggataaaaatcgACGTGTTTTCAGTCTTCACAATTACAGCAGCTGTTTGCGTGCCGAATACTTTGGCCTTCAAGACATTGCAACAGCTGACTTT TTGTTTCTTCCATTTTGCCATGACAATCATTGGTGGTGCTACGTAGTCAAACTAAGCACATTAGAGATATATGTTCTGGACTCTCTGCTGAAGGCTGTAAGAAACCGGAAAAAGATAGACAGTCATGTG GGTGAAAACCTTGCTCGATTTTTTTGCTTGTTGTACAACAGACCGGAAGGCAGTATTGGACCTCTGTCTGTTGTACAAGCAAACATCTCTTCCCAACCAAACCT GCATGACTGTGGAGTTATAATGTTGCAAGCAATGCAAATTTGGGATGGTTCGAATAAATTCAATGGGAAAAGCATCCCCAATTACTCTAAT gaggaattgcttgcaaTAAGAAAGCAATACGTTTATGATTGGATCTTGGATAACGACAACATAAGAATACTTGATGCGCTGGAGGTGTACGGATTGTTGTAG
- the LOC106779280 gene encoding protein FAR1-RELATED SEQUENCE 5-like has product MDISPNEVYDRTQSNGDRGESYDTCQGEEPRINMCFDTMQDAKKFYTNYAISCGFAVRTRTSKKDEDNNLNYLRLVCSREGKYVSXIKPEVKTLPSQTNQCPAGITITRKGDKCLIXTVFLEHSHELCPNTSKLIPGNRKLSMQAKHTLQVNDDAGVRINKSYLSIVTDAGGFENMDFIERDARNYIVQHRRSLCKDGDGQALLRHFSSMKDLNNDFFYDIALNEGNKICSVFWADARSRAACAEFGDVVSFDTTYLTNKYDMPFAPFVGLNHHGHSILLGCGLLSSEDTMSFVWLFECWLRCMGNKPPDGIITDQCRAMANAIEQVFPQTRHRWCLWHIMKKLPEKFAGYKNYVAIKTDIHALVYDCGSQIDFENGWEELLIKHSLEGNDWLCHLYDERRKWVPCYLRNDFWAGMSTTQRSEGMNAFFDGFINSSTTLQQFVVQFDNALRVKAQKXIQADFCSLNTTVGCGSQSPIERQFQLEYTHEKFEEVQTEFRSRMNCFIKNTXKNNLLNTYTVKEERMFEGKCADKYYIVEFDPLTKSNTCSCLLFEFKGIICRHSLLVFGQEDVXNVPSKYILRRWSKNIRRRHTLIRAVYATSNHQPTMERYQHLCKKFYDIAEVACESEVLSNDLEKDLQSLAKKFGCSSSMCTKIITDGDELRYGYPLPNPRPENAGENDDVLVHSPLAVKRKGRPRTNRLKSSVEKRTRKGRTPSAKKSSPPLPQYNETTFDDVTQSAEVVPFTYQLSEQSGVVPSGFMSLLSSVHNTIDNTLGG; this is encoded by the exons ATGGATATATCCCCAAATGAGGTGTACGACAGAACACAGTCCAATGGTGATCGTGGTGAAAGCTATGACACTTGTCAGGGCGAGGAGCCTAGGATTAATATGTGTTTTGATACAATGCAAGATGCAAAGAAATTTTACACCAATTACGCAATTAGTTGTGGATTTGCTGTGAGAACCAGAACTTCAAAAAAAGATGAGGATAATAATCTGAACTACTTGAGATTAGTTTGTTCAAGGGAAGGGAAATATGTATCTGNCATCAAACCTGAGGTGAAAACACTCCCAAGTCAGACTAATCAATGTCCAGCTGGCATTACCATCACAAGAAAGGGTGATAAATGTTTAATANAAACGGTCTTCTTAGAACACAGCCACGAGTTATGCCCGAATACGTCTAAGCTAATCCCAGGGAATAGGAAATTGAGCATGCAAGCCAAGCACACGCTGCAGGTAAATGACGATGCGGGAGTTCGGATAAATAAGAGTTACCTTAGCATCGTTACCGATGCAGGGGGATTTGAAAACATGGACTTTATTGAACGAGATGCACGCAACTACATTGTGCAACACAGACGATCTTTATGTAAAGACGGTGACGGTCAAGCGCTACTAAGACACTTTTCTTCAATGAAGGATTTGAACAACGACTTCTTCTACGACATAGCATTGAACGaaggaaataaaatatgtaGTGTGTTTTGGGCAGATGCAAGAAGTAGAGCTGCATGTGCGGAATTTGGTGATGTGGTGTCCTTCGACACCACTTACTTGACAAATAAGTACGACATGCCCTTTGCACCGTTTGTTGGACTTAACCACCATGGTCACTCCATCTTACTTGGATGTGGATTGCTTTCTTCCGAAGATACCATGTCATTTGTTTGGTTGTTTGAGTGTTGGTTGAGATGCATGGGAAATAAGCCACCTGATGGCATAATAACTGATCAATGCAGGGCAATGGCTAATGCCATTGAACAGGTTTTCCCTCAAACAAGACACAGGTGGTGTTTATGGCACATAATGAAGAAGTTGCCAGAGAAATTTGCAGGATACAAAAATTATGTCGCCATCAAAACAGATATACACGCGCTTGTATATGACTGTGGGTCGCAGATAGACTTTGAAAATGGATGGGAAGAACTACTGATAAAGCATTCATTGGAGGGTAATGATTGGTTATGTCATCTTTATGATGAAAGACGGAAATGGGTACCTTGTTACTTAAGGAATGATTTCTGGGCGGGTATGTCAACAACACAAAGAAGTGAGGGCATGAATGCTTTCTTTGATGGATTCATCAATTCAAGCACCACACTTCAACAATTCGTGGTACAATTTGACAATGCCCTTAGAGTTAAGGCACAAAAANAAATACAGGCTGACTTCTGCTCCCTGAACACCACGGTTGGTTGTGGCTCGCAGTCACCAATTGAGAGACAATTTCAGTTGGAGTACACACATGAAAAGTTTGAGGAAGTCCAAACAGAGTTTCGCTCTCGCATGAATTGTTTTATCAAGAACACTNTTAAGAACAATTTACTTAATACGTACACAGTCAAAGAGGAACGCATGTTTGAGGGGAAATGTGCCgataaatattatatagttGAATTTGATCCACTAACTAAAAGTAACACATGTTCTTGCCTCTTATTTGAGTTCAAAGGCATCATTTGTCGGCATTCGTTGTTAGTATTTGGTCAGGAAGATGTCTNCAATGTGCCATCCAAATACATTCTTCGACGATGGAGTAAAAATATCCGTAGAAGGCACACACTCATTAGAGCAGTGTACGCTACCTCAAACCATCAACCTACAATGGAAAGATACCAACATTTGTGCAAAAAATTCTATGACATAGCGGAGGTCGCTTGTGAGTCCGAGGTTCTTTCAAATGACTTAGAAAAAGATCTTCAATCGCTTGCTAAAAAATTTGGTTGTAGTTCATCCATGTGTACTAAGATTATTACTGACGGCGATGAATTGAGATATGGATATCCACTACCCAATCCGCGTCCAGAAAATGCAGGGGAAAATGATGATGTACTTGTCCACAGCCCTTTAGCAGTGAAGCGAAAAGGACGACCTCGGACAAACAGGTTGAAGTCCAGCGTGGAAAAGAGaacaagaaaaggaagaacTCCTTCAGCAAAAAAGTCTTCACCACCACTTCCACAGTACAAT GAAACAACATTCGATGACGTTACACAAAGTGCCGAGGTCGTTCCATTTACATACCAATTATCAGAGCAATCCGGCGTGGTTCCATCAGGATTTATGTCGTTGTTATCATCTGTACATAACACTATCGACAATACTCTAGGTGGTTGA
- the LOC106779281 gene encoding RNA-binding protein 12-like: MCWFLVVLFLSLTYGSVSEAHEKKDHSAVVVGTVYCDTCSQHDFNPKTHFISGAKVGVECKFGYSVPSFKEEVETDKHGEFKVKLPFKVWKHAQRIKGCTVKLISSSDSNCDVPSVSTSSSVSLITTNQEEHIFSAGFFSFKPIQKPSFCNQKQSVSNPSTLHENSAVDTFFPPLPFPRLPPFPLLPPFPLLPPFPLLPPFPLLPPFPLLPPNPFLPPNPLLPPLLPPQTPNPVPTPPSPLLPPQTPNPVQPPPAPLAPH, from the exons ATGTGTTGGTTTCTTGTAGTTCTGTTTCTCAGTCTCACTTATGGTAGTGTTTCAGAGGCTCATGAGAAGAAGGACCATTCTGCTGTTGTAGTTGGCACTGTTTACTGTGACACATGTTCTCAACATGATTTCAACCCCAAAACCCACTTCATTTCAG GTGCCAAAGTTGGTGTAGAATGCAAATTTGGGTATTCAGTACCAAGTTTCAAGGAAGAAGTGGAGACAGATAAACATGGTGAATTCAAAGTGAAGCTACCATTCAAAGTGTGGAAGCATGCACAGAGAATCAAAGGCTGCACTGTCAAACTCATTAGTAGCAGTGACTCAAATTGTGATGTGCCCTCAGTTTCCACATCTTCTTCAGTCAGTCTCATTACAACAAACCAAGAAGAACACATTTTCTCAGCTGGCTTCTTCTCATTCAAACCTATTCAAAAACCAAGCTTTTGCAACCAAAAACAAAGTGTTTCAAACCCTTCTACATTACATGAAAATTCAGCAGTAGATACCTTTTTCCCTCCATTACCATTCCCCCGCCTACCTCCATTTCCCCTCCTACCTCCATTTCCTCTCCTACCTCCATTTCCCCTCCTACCTCCATTTCCCCTACTACCTCCATTTCCTTTACTACCACCCAATCCATTCCTACCTCCAAACCCACTCCTACCTCCTCTTCTACCTCCACAGACTCCAAATCCAGTGCCGACACCTCCAAGTCCACTTCTACCTCCCCAGACTCCAAATCCAGTGCAACCACCTCCTGCTCCACTGGCACCACACTAA